The genomic DNA aagaccaaacaactgaaacatacagtatatacacaactAGCTAATATGAATAGCTAATATTCGCTAAATCCCTTTGGGTGAGGGGTGAAGAGATTCCTGGAGAGTTTTGGTAAAGAGGCAGATTGATAACTTTTGCTAGCTGGCTTTGCTAGCGTCACTTACACTTACCTTTCTTTATGCTTCCTTACTTAGTGCAGATACAAAATGCAGGTGGTCCCAGTTGTGTCAGTTTGCGTTGCATTGCAGAatttacacactgctgtgtgttttcttttagatgttgttttgcaaataaactctttaaaaaaatataattaacaaaaagtaattaataaaatgttattaccGACGATTTGGCTGACATCTCCCAGACAGCCAGAGTATCTTCTCCTGTCGCCTACATTTACTTTGGCAGTGCGTGTTAAGGGGGGCGGGGAACGGTCTTGAGACCAAGACCGGTCTCGAGTACTACAACGCTGCCTGATACACATGGAACCAGACCCGACTACTGAAATGATTTAGAGAACTTACTTGAGTACATGTGTGGAGCCATTGATCTGTGCGTCTGTGCAGGGAGCGCCGGACCCCAGTATGGACGACCTGCGGTACCTCTTCCTCCCGCAGCACAGGATGATGAGGAAGGCACGGCGGAAGGACTTGTTGAGGAAGGCGTAGAGGATGGGGTTCAGCATGGAGTTGATGTAACCCAGCCATAAGCAGGCCGCCCACAGCTTGTCTGGCACTGTGTAGTCTATAAAGGGGTCCACCACGTTTGTGACAAAGAATGGCGCCCAGCAGAGGCAGAAACACCCCATAATGATGCACAGAGTCTTTGCTGCCTTGGTCTCTGTTCGCATGCGGTGGTTGCGTTGATGGTCGGCAGAGTCCGTGCTGGCAGCGGCTCCTCCAGCCCGCTGCAGCATGCTGATCTGCAGCGCGTGTGCTCGCGCCGTGATGTAGATCCTCTGGTaggccagcaccatgaggacCAGAGGGATGTAGAAGGCCACCACAGAGCAGGTGAGGGCGTACGGCTTGTTCACCATGAAGACGCAGGACGTGGAGTTGCTGCCCTCGCTGTGGCGCCTCTGCTCAATCTGGTAAAAAGAAGTCACATCGGAGAGGACAAGATTCAGAGACATTGCCGTTGCATTGTTTCATGCACCAACATGTAAAAACAGCAGCAATTAAACTTTCATGTTAGCAGCCTGTTGTAGCATTTGGACCTGTGATTATCCCAAATTTAGTCtacatccacgacgttccacttccgggattgctccgttgtcgccggaaattccgccggatgtcccaaATTTTGGCGGGATGtacgtcaccttccgctttctttgtgttggcatgttAAACTCCTATGGATATAACAgggctatggttaactgctcctcagatctctgcagggttaatccagacagctagctagactatctgtccaatctgagttttcgtACACTTGTTCCACCCAAACAAGTTcattcccgaggctattttaaaATACAGCCATCATGCACAAATGACTCAACTCACATGACCACACATTTAATTAACTAAAAGGTGAAATACTGAGAACAATACATAGTTTGTCGGAATAAGTCCTCAAGTAACCACATGCGCTGAGCTACTGGACAGCTCTGACCTGCTACGCCACAAAATGCCTTCAGACTTTACAACATCACTCTTAAAATCTCCAGAGTCTCCACAGTTAGCGGGGTACACAGCTCTTGAGGGAGAGGGAGGCGCTGCAccattaatcaaagtgaatTCCCATCCCAGTTTTTCATCCGCTATCATCTCATAATTGTGGGCAAACTATGGCTCCGGGCTGTGAGATGAAGAATATAAAGATCAATCCATATCTCTGTGTTCTCATGTGTAAGTTCTTTTTATGAATGGACTGCCATATTTAAGTGTTCAGTGTTTTTAATATGAGCTTTGATGTTGGATGCACACAATGATAAAAATATAAAGTCAAAGTGTACTGTGAATAGGAGAAAATAGATATTTTTTATCTGTGCTTGTACAGTTGACAGGGTTCTTTCTCAGTTATCATATTTCTTTtctgtaaaatatgtatttattccaTTTAAGTCTTGCCAAAGGGGACACATTGGAAGCAATTCTTGTCACTCATTCCACCATTAATCTTTTaagcagtgaaaaaaaaaaaaaattgccttcCTTTAAGAcaccatgaaataaaaaaatctgtaaaatcATATGGCTGTTGTTCCAAGTCTCTTTGAAGTGGTAATTTCTACCATCTTTACACCTTATTAAAGTCAACTGAGTGCTAATCACTTTAGCAATGGTAAGACACATCAAAACTGTAATAAGGAATGAGTCATTTTCATCCGAGTGCTGATGAgttttgttttatgattttaaaattataaaatCAACTTGCCCTGCCTATAATGAGGATGCTTATTTTCGGCATCTTGACCATTTCTATATACTAATCAATGTTTGGaatgagttttattttaaagtaattCAGCTTTTACATGAACATGTAGCCACATGGATTTTGTTTACTTGGTCCATTTAATTTTAATTGCAAGTAAATGAATTAATTACTTGCAAATGAAGGCCAAGGTCAACCCATTCTCTGCACATACATTTACAAGCTAAATAAAAAGcttctgccaaaaaaaaaaaaaaaatcaatgttgGCAGCAAACATGGCAATATGGCAACTGTAACAAGTTAACATAAGTAGCAGgatattttaacagtgtgtgatATTATGATATTTAAATTCAATTaagatattatatattatagataGGATTTAGATAAGCGCTTGGCAATATCTGCTTTTGACTACAATACATAATTTGTTGGTTCATTTTCATATCATTAATGTCAATCTGCAAAGTTGACTTACGTttgaataaatgtagtggagtagaggTATAAAGGTGCAGAAAATAGAAACACTCAAGCtaagtacaagtacctaaaAAGTACTTGAAAATGACAGTTGACAATCTGTCATAAATCGCCATAGTGCCCAATTCTAATTACAAAATTTAAAGTAATATTAGAGACATCTTGACTTGAATGATGGTATTTCGTGTAAAACCCCAGACTGCGGTCCATGACCAATCAAATCTGTGTGTTTCACTAAGCCATACAAACAGTAGAAAGTATTACAAATAGACAGGGGCATGTACGTGTGTCTCTACTGCCTTCGACTTCTGCTTGTTTTGTTCAGCTTTGGAGCCCCAGTTTGTGCCAAAACTGACGGATTACTCAGAATATTCAACAGCTCTAATTAGACCCAAAGAGAGACGTCGCATCCCTGCTGCACAGCACTAACGTCACATTGCTGTCGTGCTGTAAACtttcccgtgtgtgtgtgtgtgtgtgtgtgatgtgtgagtcCCTGCCAATGCTGCCAAAAACGAGCCAGCCTCCTGTTGACACTCAGCTCGAGAGTAACTTCTTGATGGCTGTCAGATAAAGGCAGACAGGGCCGAGCGAGGTTAATAGTAGCTGggggagtctctctctctctctctctctctctctctctctcgtcacATGCTCATGTTGTCTTTGTCTGCacacctgtctgcctgtctctctcctcctctccctgctTTACATTTGCTGTGTGTTCACCTCATCTTCAGTGACTTGATTTCCTGAAACATTTCATACACAAATGTGAAATACAAATGTCCTTTAAACTTTGATATGGTCAACCATGTAATGTTTTCGCAATTTGACATCATGTTTATAGCGTGTGTGAATAGTTTTTTATTCATCAGCAATTTCAAATGTCTGACTTAGAAATACTGCCTAACACAgagggtcttcaatgttttttaagccaatgaCTACTTAACTGAaatagagacagagcagggaccccctactagaTATACTGCATAAAATGAACTTGCATACTTGTCTAAAATAACGTGTAAGGCGGcttaaagcctttatacatacctttttttattttgcattgaatactaagctattaaagctatagtgcatatagtttctgtcgcccccatgaggaattctaagtaatgacaacaacactgtcggcgcatccacatgatacaagccttccatgattgCGCAcagccccccacccctcctccacatagttgctagtagccaaggaggacacggaggattaaaaaaacatgaggacttttcagaagaggtaattagcttcactcgagtttctgtgtGCGAAAGttgccggacgccacaatcttctgaacatagtcataacggaaatacagagagagttgtggagctgatagttttaattagctttgtagcaactcatttggcaatggctagAATGTAACGGACGTCCATTATTATCataaagttacacactaaggctttaaaatgataattgttgacatgattttacaaattatcttttaatgttaaacatgcatgtgtggcacagtgaatccttgggatgaactgtatctgtggttGTCTACCTTAGTGACTATCTTACCTATAAGGCCaataagcctatcatcagtggggatatatatttttctaataatatgttggattcatgttaaaacattttattatttgaaaaaacttaataataatttggaggcccccctgcagtgactctgaggaccccctcaTATCTGACCTACCAGGACAACGCATGACAGAAGCATCGTTTTAAGTTACTAGTGTACAGCTTGATGTTAGAGGTGAAAGGTCGCAGTGATGCTGCAAGCTTTTTAGCACAATAATAAGGACCTTTGGACCTCTTTCTCTACATCCTAACTCTGTTTTCTGTATGATCTAGCATAAGCTTCATGTACTCAACATGATCTGGAGGAGGTAGCAGCTGCTTGTATTTCATCTCAGTTGCTCCTAACCTTTATGGCTCATGAGCCTTTGACACAAATCAATATTGTTGACCCCTTCTCACAAGTTATGGGTTTACTGTGGATATATGTAACGAGTAGTTCCCCCAAAGATTGATTTTTCCTACTGTTGTTTCATTTGTAGGATTTTTAGAGGCCTGGTGGTATATAGTATCCAGTGGTTGACAAGAAAAAAGCTACATTTATAAACATGTTTGTGTAacataatttaatatatttcttttcACCGTTCCTACTGGATTAAGTTGCATTAGAGAGACTGTATCTGCTGAGGAAGCCCATGAGATATGGATGAAAGCTTCAGAAACACCAATAAGTGGACCGTGTCTGAATTTGCCATTTCCAAGAGTACATTCAACCtcaatctttttctttcttttgtccaGAGAGCAACTTGCTTCCCTCTCAGATTGATCCTGACCCCAGGTTGGGGAAGCCGGGTCTACACCTTTGAATTGTATCCTTTCTTCTCATCCCTCTTTCTGTATTCCAGCTTGCATTAAACAAAACTCACTGCACAAACAAGACTCTCATAACACTGACTCAACTGTTAaatactttacattttcagattgaaataaaaaaaaaaaacagcttgacCCCATGTCTGTGGTGTCAGTGGCCTTGTACTTTTGTTTCTGCATTAgacatgttgatgttgtttCCATAGCAACACATGAAGCATTTCCTGCTTCTTCTAAACAATACAAACTCCTCAGGACTAAAACATCTTTTCAGCAAATGTGGacccgattttttttttttacgtttatgTAAAACATGATTAGTTCTATTTCTATTGactgtttttctcatttttgcgctccatttttttccctcccttaCAGTCATCTCCATTAACAGCAGTAAATTATAATCAGAAACTTGCATTTCCCATGGAGATGTAAAATATTTTTGGCTCCATCCCCATATGGAACCAACACAGGCTACTCAGTGAATCCTTTCCtctgatgtacacacacacacacacacacacacacacacactacagtacTCACCAGGTGGTCGATGCCGATGCTGTTCCAGCCCTGCATGATGGGCAGGAAGGAGATGAAGGTGGGAATAACCCAGCAGCCGCCAATCATCAGAGCCACTCGCATAGGCGTCATTTTGTTCTGGTAGACCAGAGGCTGGCAGCAGATAGCATAGTACCTGCAGACAAACAGTAGAAAAGGGATACCCAATCAACACAGCCATGCACTGAGGGGTGGCAACACATACCAAGATATAGGTAGACAGAAGAAAATGTGTCATATGTATCTTGATTTAAGAATAGACCCTCAGCTGTCAAATACAAAGTACTGCATAAAATGTGGATAAAAGAAAAGTTATAGATAAAAGTTTACTTGTTAAAAGAAGCCACACGCCCTAATACCTAAATGACAGAATAGGGCGGTTAAGTCTGTTCTATTTAATATTGTGAAATGGCTGAACAGTGGCAGTTTGAAACACGTGACCACAGTGATTACCTGACTTTTACATGTGACCGTACTATGTAACATTGTGGAACAGAACTATTTAAGTTTTGGCAACACAACTAAGTGGTTATGGTTAGAAAAAGAACATGGACTGGCTAAACATTATGGACAGAAGTTGGTTTACTTAAAAAATGTTGGTTTCTGGGgcaccctggtagctcacctggttgagtgtgCGCCCAAtgtactaaggctcagtccttaccgcagcggcccGGTACGAGTCCGaccgcggccctttgctgcaatTCATTCctactctctctcccctttcctgtcataAGCTGTCTggtcaaataaaggccaaaaatgcccacaaaaataatctttgaaataaaaaagttgGTTTCACGTGGGACTCAAACACACACGGGTCTCCTGGGTTAAAGTCTTGTGCTTGTTTGACCCATTCACCACCCaaaccttcctccttatgaggaGGAAGATATGAGGCTCTTATAACTACATCGTCTTACTTCCTCGTTTGCTCTTGTGGTAGTTATTACGGCCACTAGGGTCGCCGCCTAAGAATATGGGTCGTTAAGCTCAGGCCCGTATTAAGACAATGTGgtgccccctccctccccctccctccccgtcCACCACCCCCTTTACCCGTGCTGTCCGCCTGGATATCAGACATAATCAAGGGGatttctcaaatgtaatttactaaCTTGTCCAACTACATACATGTAGGCATATGAGCAGTGAGCACTATATTCAAATGTCTCAATTCAAAATATCTATCAATTCAAAAAGCCAAAATTAATACTATATATTGCAGCATTGTGGGTCggtcaaatatgtatttttccgACT from Perca fluviatilis chromosome 10, GENO_Pfluv_1.0, whole genome shotgun sequence includes the following:
- the htr4 gene encoding 5-hydroxytryptamine receptor 4 isoform X1, with translation MNVSAAGQMPVMEELVSESDSMPKRIALICFLSLVMLMSILGNLLVMVAVCKDRQLRKIKTNYFIVSLAFADLLVSVLVMPFGAIELVHQHWIYGETFCLVRTSLDVLLTTASILHLCCIALDRYYAICCQPLVYQNKMTPMRVALMIGGCWVIPTFISFLPIMQGWNSIGIDHLIEQRRHSEGSNSTSCVFMVNKPYALTCSVVAFYIPLVLMVLAYQRIYITARAHALQISMLQRAGGAAASTDSADHQRNHRMRTETKAAKTLCIIMGCFCLCWAPFFVTNVVDPFIDYTVPDKLWAACLWLGYINSMLNPILYAFLNKSFRRAFLIILCCGRKRYRRSSILGSGAPCTDAQINGSTHVLKYSVLSNGNHTEQKKKSLHTATEYHESCL
- the htr4 gene encoding 5-hydroxytryptamine receptor 4 isoform X2, with translation MNVSAAGQMPVMEELVSESDSMPKRIALICFLSLVMLMSILGNLLVMVAVCKDRQLRKIKTNYFIVSLAFADLLVSVLVMPFGAIELVHQHWIYGETFCLVRTSLDVLLTTASILHLCCIALDRYYAICCQPLVYQNKMTPMRVALMIGGCWVIPTFISFLPIMQGWNSIGIDHLIEQRRHSEGSNSTSCVFMVNKPYALTCSVVAFYIPLVLMVLAYQRIYITARAHALQISMLQRAGGAAASTDSADHQRNHRMRTETKAAKTLCIIMGCFCLCWAPFFVTNVVDPFIDYTVPDKLWAACLWLGYINSMLNPILYAFLNKSFRRAFLIILCCGRKRYRRSSILGSGAPCTDAQINGSTHVLNGCSSASKLLLWFCNTRPVPV